The following are encoded in a window of Castanea sativa cultivar Marrone di Chiusa Pesio chromosome 5, ASM4071231v1 genomic DNA:
- the LOC142635048 gene encoding uncharacterized protein LOC142635048, with the protein MAKWGTILGAFDIKYLPRTTINGRIMAELVAEFTEMLSDSKEGAKPEEAVIVGSVEIQQVWHLFVDGVANQKGSGIGIVMISSDGITLEKSLRLGFVVTNNEAEYEALLVGLAAMRKLGGKVVRAYYDSRVIVREVRVPRSKNSHANLLATLATTSRENLPRIILMEDYTLPTYDVPVPVGVHFTQMSTSWMDPLSTLLKSGLLPKDKIEAEKICRKVSRFWLLED; encoded by the exons atggcaaaatggggaactatACTCGGTGCATTTGACATTAAGTATCTGCCTCGAACAACTATAAATGGCCGAATTATGGCGGAGCTGGTAGCAGAATTTACCGAGATGTTAAGTGACTCAAAAGAGGGAGCAAAACCTGAGGAAGCAGTGATAGTGGGCTCAGTGGAAATTCAGCAAGTTTGGCATCTGTTTGTGGATGGTGTGGCCAATCAGAAGGGATCAGGGATAGGAATCGTGATGATCTCTTCGGATGGAATTACTTTAGAAAAATCCCTGAGGTTGGGTTTTGTAGTAACAAATAACGAGGCAGAATATGAGGCTTTATTGGTAGGGTTGGCAGCCATGCGCAAGCTTGGAGGTAAGGTGGTTAGGGCATACTATGATTCAAGAGTTATAGTTAGAGAGGTTCGG GTACCTCGAAGTAAAAATTCTCATGCTAATTTGCTCGCAACTCTGGCTACAACAAGTAGGGAGAATCTTCCTAGGATTATACTAATGGAGGATTATACGTTACCTACTTATGATGTGCCGGTTCCGGTTGGTGTCCATTTCACTCAGATGAGCACAAGTTGGATGGATCCATTGTCTACGCTCCTCAAAAGTGGACTATTGCCCAAGGACAAAATTGAGGCAGAGAAAATTTGTAGGAAAGTGTCGAGGTTTTGGCTACTCGAGGATTAG
- the LOC142635049 gene encoding uncharacterized protein LOC142635049, which produces MDGLKKRLEDAKGKWVDELPHVLWTYHTTPRRSTGETSFSMTYGSEMVIPIETSFPTLRSNQLLDGNDERLLSLDLNRAEERREIAAVRLAQYQHKLRQGFDKGIKVRVFIPIDLVLHRVVGNIRNPFWGKLGPN; this is translated from the coding sequence ATGGATGGATTAAAGAAAAGATTGGAGGATGCCAAGGGGAAGTGGGTGGACGAGTTGCCCcatgttttgtggacatatcacaCAACTCCTAGAAGATCTACAGGCGAGACCTCATTTTCCATGACATACGGATCTGAGATGGTTATTCCTATAGAAACAAGTTTCCCAACATTAAGGTCCAACCAACTCCTCGATGGCAACGATGAACGATTACTATCTCTTGATCTTAACAGAGCAGAGGAACGAAGGGAAATAGCTGCGGTAAGATTGGCACAATACCAACATAAACTTAGGCAAGGATTTGACAAAGGGATCAAAGTTAGGGTGTTCATTCCCATAGATCTTGTTTTGCATAGAGTGGTCGGGAATATAAGGAACCCCTTTTGGGGAAAACTGGGTCCTAATTAG